The nucleotide window TAACAGCCGTTCAGCTGGAGTGAGCTCAGCTTTGCTCTTCATATCCATTGGAGGTAAGGATGGCAGATGTGCATAAAACAAACTGAGAAACAAAAGTCTTCCAAAAGCTGAGTCCAAACTCCCTCCATGCTGCAATATTGTCCCTAGGTGTGTTTGCACCTACCCTGTTTTCAAAGACCTTTGGTAATCTGATGTGTGAAAGCTGCAGCGATGTTCCCAGCAATGCCACTGTGTCCTTCGTCTGTAAAAACTGTCACTATGACACGGTGGGTGGCTGCTTCTTCTTGTTGTATAGAGTTATAGGGTATTTTGTTATAGATCAGCTCAGTAAGGACACTTAAATGTCCAAAGGAAAGACTCAACTTTTAGGCTTTTTACAGGGCAACATGTtgcatcttattttattgttgattttTCATTCTTGTTTGTGTTCACCATAGAGTCAAAGTGAGCCCCATTTAATTCTGTCCCATATTGAGTAAGTCTTGATGCTTGATTGCACAACACTTCTCCAACATAATCAGCTTGATATTGTTTTGAGTGATAatttaaacaattttttttttaaagtgatctctttttttttttttttttttttttttttttttttttttttttttgcaggccTCTTATGTACACAATTTCTGTCCTTCTGCCTGCTGCCTACCTAATTGGCCTCATCTTCACACTGAAGACCCATTCCCACATCTATGATATCCATATCAGCGATGGTCACGGGGGCCATGCACACGGTCAGTACACACAAGAGGGTACCAGCACCTCCAACCCCACTGGTGAGATCAGCACCGGCCATCTACTTGTCACCAAACCATGTATTAATGCCAGTATTATTGCCCATGGGCCACGTTGCAATAGGTGtgttgcatgcatgcatgttgTGCATGCGGTTCTTTAATCTTTTTGGGAATAGGAAAGTGAAATGATTGTAAAACGCTTATTGCTCATTGCCTTCCTTACTACCAAGCATGTGCAGTCTTGCAATAAGGCAGTTTTGCATATAAAAGCCTGTGAAGTTTGAGGAAATTGCATTAAGTAGTTTTCTAGGGGGAAAAGAAATGCAAACCTAGCGGTGTTAtggaaaatattaaataaaactgcAACCAGCAAGACTGGTGAGCGTTTTGGAGAAGgatttaataaacacattgcagACAAAGAACTCTTACATGTTGGCCCATCTCACTATACCTTCAGCCCCATCCTTAAAACCTTctccctcacagagagaattatgaccttgttttctgcttggcCGTCAACTAAGgatttacatccctgataagGAGAGGGAgtctcactatctgtttaaCATCTCCCATGAACTAACAATggcctcactgtgtgtgtgtgtgtgtgtgtgtgtgtgtgtgtggcataaGGCCCATTTGTAGTGCACATGCATACTACTAAGTGACAGTGAGAAAGCGATATTACAATTACTAATGTGATAtgattaaaatatataattagtacatcagaaaagaaatctgtcatgacagctgcaaaaaaaaaaaaagcctttcttTGAATGTTtgtgcattaaaataaaaaatcatgaAATATAACTGTCATTGTGTGCGCCCAACAGGATCTTGGCACCTCAAGCCATTAAACATTAACTCATTATTCTTTATTTGACTCTCATGGCAGACCAGTAATCTGAATTAGCAAATTTGAagtaagtttgtttgttttagcaaAGTCTGGATGCTAATTTAAAATGTAGCAAGAGCTAAAGGTGATAAGCAAGCTGGCTTTTAGAGGGGAACAAGAATGCAGATCATACCTCATAAAATGCATACTTGGATGTCCCTATGCACTGACTGTGTGGAATGATCTGTGGGTAGATGTGGAAATGTTATTTGGTTGAAAGAGCCTTTCCTCTAGAGAGCATATTACAATCTAATACTTACAATGATaatgatttgggtttgtttgggggttttttttcgttgttttgttttttgggttttttttttttttaagttaatgaAATAAAGGGCACTAACAGTTTAAGATAatttatttttgcaccaacaagagAGGGCTCATAAGTACTTATTGTTAAACCTGTCAATGAGCTCATGGCATGGATGTTACAAGCAGGTCACCATGTTGTCCACTGGTCCCGGTGGAGGGCTCTTGGAGTGCTGATTGTTGCCACGGTGCTGATGGCTTGCTGTGCTGACCTCTGCACTGAAAACATTAAGCCCTTTCTGACCCATTCCTCCATCTCCCAGGTATTGCAATACATtattatgcttttttttatgTAAGGAAAATGAAGTGGAAACCTGCTATTAAATCTGACTGAATACTATAATACTAAAGTTAACTGCTTATCTGCGTATGCTGCAGTACTTCATTGGGGTCACGGTGTTGGCCATGGTGCCAGAGCTTCCTGAGATTGTCAATGGGATCCTTTTTGCACTGCAAAACAATATCAGTCTCAGGTTTGATAACACCATCCCGTTATATTATCACATCTGTTACAACCTGGATGGGTTCAATTTTAATATGGAGTAATGGAAATGCACAAAATATTGAATGTTTCTTGTCCCCTCTTTGCAGCCTTGAAGTGGGAAGTTGCATTGCTGTGCAGGTCTGCATGATCCAGATTCCACTGCTCATCCTCTTTAATGCATTTTATGTAAGTTAAATTGATTAGTATTTTGTTTGTGATAATTCCAGTCATGActtttcaagtttttttttgtttgtttgtttgtttgtttgtttgtttgtttttaaatatatttattttgccTCCCAGGATGTTGGATTTATGCTTGTGTTCAGCGATATTCATCTTTGGGCTAGCATCTTTAGTGTAATTGTGGTCAATTACATCTTCATGGATGGGAAATGTGACTACTTTCAAGGTAAGCAATATCAGAATATAATACCGGAAATGTAAGTATTAATTTTGCACAATCAGATGTTATCAAGGACTTTCTCATATCTGCATTTGTCAAATGTCTTGCTTATATCCACTTGTCTTGTCTGCAGGCACAGCTCTAGTGGTGGTCTACCTCATCCTTCTGGCCCTTTACTACTTTGCTCCTTCTCCACACTCGTGTTAATGTGCCAAATAGTAATTTTGaaaattaaacacattaaaaggtTTCTTAATCTTTGGTGGTGTGGGGTCAGAAGCACAAAATGTGGGATCAGAAATGTCATGTTGAAGATTaaagtgaatgtttttgtttgtttttttttatttatatagaaaaTAGTGTCTTCCAATTCTGTCTGTAATTAAAAGAAAGCTTTTGCTGTTGAATAGCAATGTCAATTTGTGGTATTTTTCTTGTTAATCGTTGTAATATCTTGTTGATATTTGATATAatatattcattaaaaaaaaatttctgtatttttgcattttgacTATTAATCTCTCAgctttttcattttgatattttGCCTTTGAGATTATTCACTAGCATTTGGGCAAATTCAGcttcacaaacacaacaaatacaGGGATGTATGACTATTGTGCACTttgaataaaagaataaaagtggcAGCAACGATCCATGCAAGAGTCTTACACTGGATAATTCTAGTGTGCGTCATGCTAAGCATTAGTACAGGAAAGGAAACTGGGGGGGACAGAGCTCATTACAGAACACCTTTATTTAGAGACCTCTTAACACGACACTCATACAAGCCCAGTGTACAACATTTTCGGGGTCACCTGTAAAACTGTGTCCCAAAGTAACAAATTGAtgttaatatataaaaaaaaaaagaagcaggtaATGACATCATGCACCAGTAATTTCGAACAGCAAGCAGGAAAAGGGGAAGAAAAAGGAACAAGGTAAAAATAATGCAGGCAGACTCATGCATATGTGACCAAACCATTTGGCAACATCCTATCATaatatgtatatttaaaaagaaaaactaaccTTTTTCCTTGGTGTAATCACATTTTGAAGGTGAAAATTATTTGGCATCGGTAAACAtgaacatattttatttcaacacttgGTTCTTAAGATTACAGGATATAAAATTACAATCTTGGCCAGCAACATGTCACAATATGCAATTATGGGACTTTTATAACTTTTAATTTACTTGTAAGTCTAAGAATTTTGTCTAAACATGCAAATATCTGCCTCTATTTGTCAAACCTCAATATCAGTTTGGGAAAAAGGCACTGCAGTATAAACAGATGTTCGTGTAAGCCTGCTACTGAAGCAACTCCCTGTGCATCATGTGTCTTAAACAAAGAGGGAGTAAAATTTTAAACAGAATCAAGTCTTTATTCAAATATAAGCatcttaaatatatatatatattattttttttaaaagcaccaAATTCACAGTGATGTGTAGCATGGTTTGGTTTACAAATGAAACCTGCAAGCAAACAcaatgaaaagggaaaaaaaagaataaattatcTTGAACATACCCACCTCGCTTCAATTTCATCTCCAGACTAGGCAGCAATATGATGTATAATGAACAATACAGGAACTACAGAGGTCCAGACACAGGCAAAACCAGCATTTAAACTTCCTTACATGCCAATGAACAGCACAGTGTTTCTGCATGTTTTAGGCaattcaccacaaataacatAAGACTCTTTTCAAGGCATGCactaatttcattttttaggATTTGAATGCTTTTTATCCCAGGCAGATggcatgtgtttttgttttttaagatataaaaataattcGGAGAAACTGGAAATTTAAGGTTACTTACAGTCAAAGTTATGCAATGATCCACTTTGAAATTAAAAGCTGAGAGAAAGGTTATTGTAATTGGCTGATCAATTAACCTTAGAGAGTTAAGTGAAATAAAAAGGCCCGCGAGGAAGTCACAAAAACATTCACAATAATCTAAAACTCTACAACAGGTCAGTAGAAATGAAAATTATATATTAGATAGAGAATTGTATTAAATTGgctaaaatgtgcaaaaaacacCGCCATGGTTCTTTAACAAACCACCGTCTGTCACTTTTTCAGACTGGTATCAATACTATCGTCGCCTCTGCATGGAGAAcgtttttttaaagatgaaaaaaccaaaacaaacaaaaaaacaaacaaacaaatgtccACAAATGTAAGacaaaaatgtgcaaactgcaacATCAGTTCACGAAGCTACCCCACCCTCCCCCATAAAAAGTGATTTCATTTTAATATACATGCATTCGTCTTTCACACTGAACTTTTAAAATGACCAGATAATGCCGATttggacaaaaaacaaacaaacaatgggAGCAGACAGTGTTTGACTTCATGCTGAGGCAAAATAAACCATTTCCAGCTGTTTGATGAAAACCATGACTGTGTATTAGTTTGACACAAGTGCAGAGACCAGTGGGGGCACAGGGTCTTGAGTAAAATCCATAAAACATTCCACATATACTCTGTTCTTCATCACtttaactacaaaaaaaaagaagaaaaacaaaacaaaaaggcatcccattgtttttggttttaagGCGAGGCTACGTCAGGCGGGAGGGCAGGGCGGGGCTAAGACTTCCTGTGAATTCGATTTTGTACTGAGCCGCTCTCCTCGCTGTCCCTTCCATTTTACGTGTTCTTGCTCCGCTAAGTCTATTTCAAACGTTCAGTGAGTTCCTGTGTGAGGCCCAGGTTGAGCAGCTGCATGGTGGGGAGTGAAGAAAGGTGGGGAAAGGCCTTGAGGAGCTTCTCCCAGCATAGCTCCAACAGGCTGGGCACAGTCAGCCAGATCTTGAACAGAGAGCCAGTTCTCTTGTTCTCATGGATGTTCACCACACCACCATGGATGTACATGCAGCCAGCCTGggtacaaaacaaaagagaggggaaaaaggtacattttacagtgtatacaGCTTAACAAGGTTCAGGCTTCTAAACTTCCTCAATGTCATCATTGATTATCTAACTGGTaacaaacaaaatcttttcattgTGTTCTCCTTGCACCTTCTGGATCACcagcagttttttatttttattttaagaggACGGTTCCATATAATAACATAGaacatcaaaaacaaaattagATGTCCACAAATATAGACAAAAAACAGCCATCATCTTCTTTCGACTGCACCTCTCTGTCAGTAGCCTTGGATGGTTGGatggtatttaaactcatctaccttCACTACTCCTTGCAGCTTCGccgtctccctctcattcagagaacatgtattctgtcttgcaTCTACTGAATTTCATACCTCTCcctccagagcatacctccacctctccaggctctcttccacTTTCTCGCTACTCTTACTACAGATCACAATGTCATCTCCAAACATCACAGTCCTCAGAGACTCCTGCCTGGCTTGTCCATTTCAACTGCAAACAAGAAAGGGCTTAGAGCCAATCACTGGTCTCATCCACACATTGAAACCATCTATCACTCCCACACCTCACCACATGTCTTGCAGCACCCTCTCATTCTTCTGCCACTCCTGAGTTCATGCAGTAATACTGTTCCTCTCTTGGTACCCTATCTTAATGTTTTATCTAGATCCATAAAGTGCAAGTCCTCCTCCTTTCtacttctccatcaacactctcaaagcaaacattgcATCTGTAGAACTCTTTATTGGCATGAAGCCATTCTGCAGCTCACTGATTGTTACCTCTCTTCTTAACTTAGCCTCCACAACTCGTTCTCATAGCTTCATGGCATCACTCGTGAACTTCTTCCCTCTGTAGTTACTACAGCTCCAAAATTGGTCAATAATGTGCATCAATGTCAAAATTGTCAAGGAGCCTCCAGTTCTGAAATGTGAAGCCTAAAACCCCATATTTACTAACAGACAGGATAGGGATGATTGTATaagactcctttttttttttaaagaagaaaatgacCCTGCTTTTCATTGAATTTACAACATTTTCAACATTTCTATAAATATTTTCCTCATAGTATAAATATTTACATAATGAAATAACcagtttcattatttatttataccaGAATGATATTCACTTtgtaaattatatatattttgtaaaacGGTTTGATAAACCATGCTGTGCTTTAGGGCATCACTCCTCTGTGATGGACAGATTGCTGTGAGCACTGTCCTCACAGTTTGTCATATTTGGATTTACAAACAGATGCATCAGCTAGAGGCTTTACAGAGAGAATCTGCAAACCAGAAGGTGACGTCACCATGGCTTTGTCCATCTTTTTATATGGTATATGCTAGGAACCCACAACAGCTTTATCTAACATGTAATTTCACTTTCTGTGTATACATTTATATTCTGAGTTTGGTGAGTACTAAGGTAATTTTGCTACTTTGAAATTTAGACTGATCCAAAGAAATGGTGTTGTACTAACTGGGGTAACAGCAGCACAGTGAAAGTAGGCTGGCTCGGGCATCACTGCTGGTAGTTTGCTCCACTGGAAAGTCTGAAGGTTGATTTTCCACAGATCAGCTAATATCAATTCCCCATTGTAGCCTCCACAGATAAATACATCTACAATAGAAAAATCAGATAAAGAAAATTGTTGATTCATATATAAAAACATTAGAATGAGAGGATGTAGTATGAAATTACAGTACTTAATAAGTGATACTGGCTCTACAGAAATATGTTCTTTGGTATAGCAGGCCTCACCATTGCGTATCTGCACACAGCTATGGCACCTTCGAGGAGCAGGATAGCCTGTCAAAAGCACAGATATGTTAGTAAAGTGCACTACTGTTAAAGATAGCACAGGCTTATAGTTAATCATGATATGAAGTATACAAACCTATCTTTTCATGAGGTTTAGTTGTAATCTCCTCCCAGGAATTGGTTTCCAGATTATAAGCATGtatcttaaataaataaataaaaattaaaaacacattttaaaaagtgccatgtgtgaaaatgacaGACTTGGACAGTTATCAAGATGGAAGACACTTTTACTGATAAATTCAAAATATTTCCAACTCATCTGATCAGCTTTTGCGTAGAAGTACAGATATATAAACAATGACTAATGCTAGCATTTTTATATGCTTTTTTTAGTAGTAGTGTACAGATTTtagtaaaaccaaagttttgTTTCTTCTCTTAATTACCATTGGCACACTAAATAAATCCTAGGGAGTTCAAAAAAAAGACTAGActttagaccaggggtgggcaatctcagtccacgagggccggtatccctgcaggttttagatctcaccttgggtcaacacacctgaatcacatgattagttcgttaccaggcctctggagaacttcaggacatgttgaggagctaatttagccatttaaatcagctgtgttggttcaaggacacatctaaaacctgcagggacaccggccctcgtggactgagattgcccacccctgctttagactAAGACTATGAATATACCAGGGACATGGATTTTCCTTAGCTGGAACTCAGTTTTGGTGACAAGTAACTTGAGGGTATATAAAATCTTTCAGTGGTACAGTACCTTATCTAAAGGATATGATGTCCAGGAAGTTCCTCCTCCCAGAATATAGATCCTCTGTCCATCATGTGCTATTTCATGCCTATATCTGTGAAACACACCATGACAaggaattttaacattttaatactAGTAGAGATGGAAAGAGATATGATGTTATCAGAACACTTCACTGGCGATTCTGCAATGTACTGAGTACTGCAGTAACATATATAATTACGTCCTCAAagttaaattaattattttttggtTGCAAAATGATTTTCAAGCATACCAACAATGTCACTATAACCTGCCATGAATGTTGACATAAGACGGAATCAGTCGGCAATTGAATGGGGTCAAAGTGGCAATTATATCCAATCTGTTTCTGATAATACAGCAGTTCACTGTGATAAACTGTATTCCCAGAgaaatttattgtattttataaaatattgatatttggcTTCCCTGTATTGATACAATATTGCCACACAAAATATCACAATACTCTGTTCCCCCCAACCCCTAATGTTAAACTCCTCAAGTATCATCATACCGCTCCTCGGGCAGGTCATCGGGAGGGTTGTTGGGTTTAAGGTGGATCCACTCTCTTGTGGTCAGGTCCAGCCTGTGTAGGTCTGTGCTGTAGATATAACCTGTCGTCCCTCCAAACACGTACAGGAAGCCGTTTATAATGACCATTGCCTGGAGGCAGAAAGTATGAAATGGCagataaaacactgaaacaaaaatTTAACGTACAAATTTTTCAAACGTGAATGTGGTCGTGAGAAATGAGGATGACTGATTTCTGTGGCTACCTGTCCATAGATTCTGTTGGGCTTCTTCCCTCGACAGTTGAGCAGCGACCATCGTTTGTACTTCACGTTACAAACGTGAACATCATTGCCATTATTTTCACCAAAGGGGATTCCGGTGCCCCCAAACACCAGGAGGTTGTTACCGTGCaaaacagctgcagaaaaaCAGCAACCCC belongs to Oreochromis niloticus isolate F11D_XX linkage group LG17, O_niloticus_UMD_NMBU, whole genome shotgun sequence and includes:
- the klhdc10 gene encoding kelch domain-containing protein 10 isoform X2 yields the protein MSDAECAHSPDQLNKFQKLTGRPPHGVTLAGHRTPPARSGHRCVADNTNLYVFGGYNPDYDESGGSENEDYPLFRELWRYHFATGCWQQIRTEGYMPTELASMSAVLHGNNLLVFGGTGIPFGENNGNDVHVCNVKYKRWSLLNCRGKKPNRIYGQAMVIINGFLYVFGGTTGYIYSTDLHRLDLTTREWIHLKPNNPPDDLPEERYRHEIAHDGQRIYILGGGTSWTSYPLDKIHAYNLETNSWEEITTKPHEKIGYPAPRRCHSCVQIRNDVFICGGYNGELILADLWKINLQTFQWSKLPAVMPEPAYFHCAAVTPLKWTSQAGVSEDCDVWR
- the klhdc10 gene encoding kelch domain-containing protein 10 isoform X1, whose protein sequence is MSDAECAHSPDQLNKFQKLTGRPPHGVTLAGHRTPPARSGHRCVADNTNLYVFGGYNPDYDESGGSENEDYPLFRELWRYHFATGCWQQIRTEGYMPTELASMSAVLHGNNLLVFGGTGIPFGENNGNDVHVCNVKYKRWSLLNCRGKKPNRIYGQAMVIINGFLYVFGGTTGYIYSTDLHRLDLTTREWIHLKPNNPPDDLPEERYRHEIAHDGQRIYILGGGTSWTSYPLDKIHAYNLETNSWEEITTKPHEKIGYPAPRRCHSCVQIRNDVFICGGYNGELILADLWKINLQTFQWSKLPAVMPEPAYFHCAAVTPAGCMYIHGGVVNIHENKRTGSLFKIWLTVPSLLELCWEKLLKAFPHLSSLPTMQLLNLGLTQELTERLK